GTGCTAATTGCTGATGAATCAGTGTATCTTTTTCAAAAACATTCATTCATTTAACAAGTGCTTACAATCGTTCGACCATACGACATAGATTTTCTCTAGGACGGGCCCCAGCCCCCAGGTAGGGCTGTCCAAAAATATACACTGATTCATCTGCTCCCTCCGGGTAAAattacttgttgaaatattacatgtatctagacgtatttacACATGGatagacaagtaataccggtcggagggagtagcaaagtTCATGGGCAACAGCATTTGCTGTTCTCGCTTCTTTCCTAACAGTCACCTGGACAAAAGATTCGAACAGAATTTTAATTTCGTTGATGATCGGTGCCAGCAAGGATCTGTCAGCCACTGGAGCATTCAGGCACTGCACGACGCGCGGACAGTCAGAGGCCAGGCCAGGATGATGGGTGTATTTCTCATGACTCTTGAGGCTTCAATTCCTAACAATAACTATGTGCAATTGTATTTCTTATACTGTAGGACTCTTGAGTTCCAGCCACAGCCCACAAAAAAAGGTTGAGCCGTATCTTCCCTGGTTAGGATTTAAGAGGATGCTTCTTTTTTGCGGGAAAGAGGATGCTTGTAcgacaaaaataataatttattttgttaattAGAGTATGGATATATTATGAATAAGTAACAttcccggtcaaaaaaaaaacaagtaatATGCACTGAGGATAGATAAATGAAAGGCTGAGCAGCAAGAACATCGTATATAGATCGGGGCAATCAAAACTGAAGCTGCAGAAAGGAGTCAAAAACTCAAACCCCTCTCCCCTTTAAAGTAGCTACTATGTAAACCATTTGGTATCTCGATTCCAGTATTGTAATTGTCTCCTCTTAATCAGTCTTATGTTAACAGAACGACATGTTTAAAATTAATGGTCGAGAACCGCGGTATGAGTAGTTTTCGATAATACAATGAGTGATCTGTCTATTTCTTTATTGCCATGCTCTCGTactcaaatagttgattcatTGTTGACAACCGTGGTATCATATTTTTCGATAATACTGAGTGATCTGTTCTATTTTTTATTGTTATGCTCTTGTACTCAAATAGGTGATGTTACACTTGTGATAATAGGGACCATGACCATGTTTTTGTTCCAtgaccatgttttttttccattgtTCGTGTCCATTACATTACTAGTTTTGCGTCCACACCGTCACAATTAATGATTATAGGACTTGGAATATACTTCTACACAAACAACAATGCCTGATTGTATCTAAATAGTGACTACATGGCATTCCTTTTAGGTTTGTCATTTTCTTGTTAACCATGTTTATCTCTCCGTTGCATTCCTTTTAATAGGAAGGTTTCCGTGGTTAGTTTCGTACGTCATCATTTGtccgaaagaaaaaacatcgGGGGAGTACGTCCCCATCGCACGGTATCCGTTAGAAAGGAAAACCATGGTGCGAGTATGTCCCCGCTGACGTTCATGGTGGGCTTGCCCATGGCTTCCCAACAGGCCCAGCCCAGCCAGCACCGTACCTGGATGGAGCCGCCGTCGAGCCTcgacgaagccgccgccgtgcctGGTCGCCACGTCCGCTCCTGGACGGGAGCCCTCCGGCATCTCCGCTTGTCGGAGATGCATAAGGTCGTTGTTGGGTTCCACTACGGCGCCCCTCCCTACAACACCGCGTCCTCCATCCCCTCCCCGTTGGCATCTCCACCAACCAATCCAAACACAGACACACACAATTCAAGACTTGTGAATTGATTGCCCGTGTTTGTCCAACTtcatgtaatttttatttactCGTGAATTGATCTACTCAATAGTCATTTACACTTCAATCAGAGTAATCTTTAGATGTTAATGAGATTAATTGTTTATACAATGTGTGGTAATTTTTTCTGAATTCATGATTTGATTCCAAACAAGCCAATGGGTTTGCCCTTGGAGATGCACAACATGGTAAACACTATTGTCATTGCCATCTCAGTAAAAATATGTGGTTCTTAGTTCTAGCACCAGGGTTAGCATTATAGGTGCCTGAATATTTGTTTGTTGGCCTCGGTCGAATTCGATGAAAATTCGACGACGAAGACCTCAATAACATTGTTGGAGAGGATGATCGAATGGTTGTGGAGTATACGCATCCCTACTCCTCTCCTGACGATTTTGATGAagacataatttttttccctCCAATGACGTCATTTCAGCCGGACCACTTGCTACATGTGCGCCAACGGTCTTCATCAAAATCGTCAGGAGAGAAGTAGGGATGCGGATACTCTATAACCGTTGGCGCACCTGTACCAAGTGGTCCGGCTGAAATGTCGGTCATCGGAGACAGGCGAATTTTGTACACTTCGGCCTAGAGATATAACTTTTCCCTCCCTTCCCTTTGCAACGCACGGTCACGTTTTCCTAGTAAATCTTACGGAATGGATCGCCACCGTCCAACTTCTACCGACTTAACGCGTAACCCGACCCAATCGGCCCCGTTGATCTGACTCTCCCACCCCTCCAGTCCTCTCGCGTCGCCGGGTCGCCCACATCCTTTCCGATCTAAACCTCCGTCTGGTTGCCGAAACCCTagagaccgccgccgccgccgccgccgttccccaTGGGAGCCCCCATGGTGGCCCccatgctcctcctccccgcgccggacggcgacggcgaccaccagcagcaacagcagatgTCTCCCGcgtccgccggcgccgccccctccaagcccgagcccgcgccgacGGTCGCCACCCATACGCGCACCATCGGCATCATCCATCCGCCGCCCGACATCCGCGTGATTATCGAGAAGACGGCCACCTTCGTCGCCAAGAACGGTCCCGAGTTCGAGCGCCGCATCGTCGCCCACAACCAGGGCAACGCCAAGTTCAACTTCCTCCAGTCCTCCGACCCCTACCACGGCTACTACCAGCACCGCATCTCcgagctcgccgcccagcCGCCTACCACcgacgcctccgccgcgccggagTCCGAGGATGGCCAGCAGCTCCCATCCGACTCCGCCGCACCTGCTGATGGCGCCGATGCGAAGCCCGACCACTCTGCACCCTTCCGCATCCCGCCGccgaccaaggtgctggtgccACCCAAGGCGGAGCTCTACACGGTGCGGCTGCCTGAAGGGATCACCGGGGAGGAGCTGGACATCATCAAGCTGACCGCGCAGTTTGTGGCACGGAATGGGAAGAGCTTTCTGACGAGCCTGGCTCAGCGAGAGAGCAACAATCCGCAGTTCAACTTCATCCGGCCCACGCACAGCATGTTCACTTTCTTCACAATGCTAACAGATGCATACTCGAGGGTGCTGAGGCCGGAAGAGGGTGTGCCTGCTTTGATTAGGGAGCTGCAGGAGGGGTCGAAGGACCTCACTACGGTGCTGGAGCGGTGCCTGAACCGGTTGGAGTGGGACCGGTCGCAGGAGCATGCAAAGCAGCAGGCAGAGGATGAGATTGAACTGGAGAGAATGCAAATGTCCATGATTGATTGGCatgattttgttgttgttgagaCAATTGAGTTTGCAGATGATGAGTTTGAAGGGCTTCCGGTGCCACCTACGCTAGAAGAATTGAAGCgtcggaagaggatggagaccTTGGGAGAGGAGGAACCCATGGAATTGGCTGAACCAGCTAAGGATGTTGAGATGGAgatggacgaggaggagatgcAACTTGTTGAGGAAGGAATGAAGGCAGCAAGGCTCGAGGAGAATGAAGGGGGAGCACAAGTTAAGGTCGCGGGTGACGAGGAGCCGCCTATGAGAATTGTCAAGAACTACAAGAGGCCTGAGGAGAGGATCCCTGCAGAGAGGGACCCGACCAAGTTTGTTGTCTCGCCAATAACCGGAGAGCTCATTCCGATCAGCGAGATGGAGGAACACATGCGCATCTCGCTCATTGACCCTaagtacaaggagcagaaaGAGAGGATGTTGGCCAAGATTAAGGAGACTACACTTGCTCCTGATGATGAAATCTCTCGTAATATTGTGGGTCTTGCCCGTACTAGGCCAGATATTTTTGGAACAACCGAGGAAGAGGTTTCCAATGCTGTCAAGGCagaaattgaaaagaaaaaggatgaGCAGCCGAAGCAGGTCATTTGGGATGGTCATTCGGGTAGTATTGGTCGGACTGCCACTCAGGCAATGTCTATGGGTGGCGAGGAACAAGTTGATGCTTCAAATGTTCCAGGTCCTGCTCCACTTCCGCGGGCTGGCATGCCGTTGCCCCGGCCTCCTCAACCACTTTCTTTGGTTAATGTTCCCCGATTCACGCCGAATCAAATGCCTTATCATGTGCAACCCCCAGTTCATCATATGCAAGGAGTTCCACATATGATGTCCAACATGCatccaccgccaccaccaccaggtcAACAGCAGATGATTAGGATGCCAGGTCCAATGATTCATATGCCAAACAATATCCCTCCGCCTCCAGGTCATAATACTCAGTTCATGGCTGGTCCACCACGGTTCCCTATGCCCCCACCATCTCACATGCAGGCCATGCCAACCATGGTCAGCCCCATGGGAATTCCCCAGCCTCCACCACCTTTGCCTCCGCAGCCACCTGCTGAGGAACAACCACCTCTACCAGATGAACCAGAACCTAAGAGGCAGAGAACAGATGATGCTTCTCTTATCCCAGCAGAGCAGTTCCTTGCTCAGCATCCGGTAATGTCTcttttattatatattttcAATCTAATGACCTACTAGTTCTCTTTGGGTATTGGCATGCTAATTTATGTATTTCTTACAGGGCCCTGCTCGCATTTCGGTTTCCGTGCCCAACCTTGATGAAGGAAATTTACGAGGCCAAGTTTTGGAAATCAATATCCAATCACTCTCAGACACAGTTGGCAGTCTGAAGGAGCAGATCGCCGGAGAGCTGCAGCTTCCTGCTAATAAGCAGAAGCTGAGTGTGAGGACTAGTTTCCTCAAAGACAATCTTACTCTTGCTTATTACAATGTTGGTCCAGGTGTGGTTATCAATCTGGCTCTGAGGGAGCGTGGTGGGAGAAAGAAATGAGCTCCTCTTTATCCAGACTCACTTGCGGACCAATCCTTACCATCATCCTTTAGTGGTTATCATGgagatttttctttgttggttCCAGCCTTCTGGATTCTTGTATTATGCTTTTTATAAGTCCAGCACTATAACTTGCAGTATTTGACCTTCCGACTTGCCTATGATTTCTTAATGTGGTTACATATTGTGGGGGTGTTTATCCTTGAAATTATCATTACTTGAGGGAACTAATGGTGAAACCTACTTGGCGGGCTACTTGATATTACTGCAGAGTTCAGGTGCCTGCCATAGCTTCTCCTGTTTGGCCTTGTAAGATGTTCTTGATATATTGAATGTGTGCAATGTTTGTTCCCATGTTGTGAGACATTCTCTTATATGAATGCTTGTGTGTTATTGTAGATGCTTCTGCACTGCATTGGTAAAGGTACTTCCTGTCTCTTA
The Brachypodium distachyon strain Bd21 chromosome 2, Brachypodium_distachyon_v3.0, whole genome shotgun sequence genome window above contains:
- the LOC100845178 gene encoding probable splicing factor 3A subunit 1, with the translated sequence MGAPMVAPMLLLPAPDGDGDHQQQQQMSPASAGAAPSKPEPAPTVATHTRTIGIIHPPPDIRVIIEKTATFVAKNGPEFERRIVAHNQGNAKFNFLQSSDPYHGYYQHRISELAAQPPTTDASAAPESEDGQQLPSDSAAPADGADAKPDHSAPFRIPPPTKVLVPPKAELYTVRLPEGITGEELDIIKLTAQFVARNGKSFLTSLAQRESNNPQFNFIRPTHSMFTFFTMLTDAYSRVLRPEEGVPALIRELQEGSKDLTTVLERCLNRLEWDRSQEHAKQQAEDEIELERMQMSMIDWHDFVVVETIEFADDEFEGLPVPPTLEELKRRKRMETLGEEEPMELAEPAKDVEMEMDEEEMQLVEEGMKAARLEENEGGAQVKVAGDEEPPMRIVKNYKRPEERIPAERDPTKFVVSPITGELIPISEMEEHMRISLIDPKYKEQKERMLAKIKETTLAPDDEISRNIVGLARTRPDIFGTTEEEVSNAVKAEIEKKKDEQPKQVIWDGHSGSIGRTATQAMSMGGEEQVDASNVPGPAPLPRAGMPLPRPPQPLSLVNVPRFTPNQMPYHVQPPVHHMQGVPHMMSNMHPPPPPPGQQQMIRMPGPMIHMPNNIPPPPGHNTQFMAGPPRFPMPPPSHMQAMPTMVSPMGIPQPPPPLPPQPPAEEQPPLPDEPEPKRQRTDDASLIPAEQFLAQHPGPARISVSVPNLDEGNLRGQVLEINIQSLSDTVGSLKEQIAGELQLPANKQKLSVRTSFLKDNLTLAYYNVGPGVVINLALRERGGRKK